Genomic segment of Synechococcus sp. A18-25c:
CCTTTCTTCAGCAGGCGTCGGAGCGGAGCAGGCTCGAGCTCCACCATCAGCGCCATGGTGAGAGGCGTCCGTGGAAGGGCATCGTAATCCAGTTGATCCACAGTGATCAATCGCCGGGAGACTCGAGTAGAACGGTCGCCAGGTCACGGACAGCATCAGTCCAGGCGTGGTTGGGAAACTCAAGAACAGCCAAACCGCCACTTGCCAACGTCAGAAGATCCTCACTGAGAGGAAGAATTGACCCGATGGAAACCTCATAACTTTCCTGCATCCGCAGACGCACCTCATCACGACTGAATTGACTGGGGAGTTTGTTCATCACAAGTTGAATATTCATCACATCAAGACGCTGAGCCACCTCAATCGCAACCGCGGTTCCCAAATAATCCTGACTGTCTGGACGCATCACCATGATCAAATGATCAGCAATAGCTGCAGAAAGCAGAGTTTCTTCATTAATCCCTGGGTGAGTATCAACAAGGACAAAATCAAGCTTTAAGTCATCAGCAATAGAGAACATTGCGTCATTCAGCTTTTCAACCTGATAGCCCTCGCGCAGAAGACGAGCAATTCGATCACTGTCAAGAGAAGCAGGCAAAAGGAAGATGCGACCCCTTGCTGACTTCACAGGGTCAGGTGTCACCTCATGCACACAATCACGGATTTGCACATCTTCCTGCAGATAATCGTTCAGACATCGATCACCCTCAGAGAGAGAAAAATCAAACAGAACATGAATCCCAGGGGATGCCAGATCAGTATCTAAGATGGCAACGCGCTTGCCTTGAAGGGCCAACGCAGTTGAAAGGTTGGCCGTCAGGTTTGATTTACCAGTACCGCCTCGGAACGAATGAATTGCAATGATCTGCGTCATGATCAATTCGCCCTGAGGACGAAATGGGGTGTGAGTCGGGCTTCAGATTACCTCGATATCAGCCCAGGAACCGTTTTG
This window contains:
- a CDS encoding MinD/ParA family protein, which codes for MTQIIAIHSFRGGTGKSNLTANLSTALALQGKRVAILDTDLASPGIHVLFDFSLSEGDRCLNDYLQEDVQIRDCVHEVTPDPVKSARGRIFLLPASLDSDRIARLLREGYQVEKLNDAMFSIADDLKLDFVLVDTHPGINEETLLSAAIADHLIMVMRPDSQDYLGTAVAIEVAQRLDVMNIQLVMNKLPSQFSRDEVRLRMQESYEVSIGSILPLSEDLLTLASGGLAVLEFPNHAWTDAVRDLATVLLESPGD